In the Streptomyces sp. NBC_00525 genome, one interval contains:
- a CDS encoding serine/threonine-protein kinase, translated as MSLRAGDPAEIGGYPLEARLGSGGMGTVFLARTESGRPVAIKLIHQQFAGDSEFRTRFRQEIEAARRVSGAFTAAVVDAEPEAEQPWMATTYIEGPTLAQRIADEGPLGGSGLRSLAIGLAEALRDIHRVGVVHRDLKPSNVVLSPEGPRVIDFGISRAADQQTLTMTGRVIGTPPFMSPEQLQAPRGVGPRSDVFSLGTLLVYAATGRGPFDADSPYLTAYQVLHDEPSLDAVPAVLRAVVEPCLVKEPEGRPSAAELLELLRDLPADLGGPGTDGCATGRTRDVVTQHHLATPTPTPPTPEPAPEPESAPEPASAPEPASAPEPVSAPEPQPEPESASVSSAPRGRLRGRRRTVLAAAVAVALIGGGVALLRAGGFGEDRPAGGSGTVAAPSAALPDGFRPWRVTVPGGREDIPDELRCVTGAGDVVFCGGGGVVATRISVRDGSRAWTVKSPGIPVQGMHMVGATGDTVLGFRIAAQDDPRGRNDEVVAVDAESGEELWSAPSGAQSTAVTGRTRDAIVLGSAVIMVDAADSAFEARDAHSGKLLWTAPFPADFRCAPVPVDDALLAMCAADAEMNAASVRHPSLYPVDRASGRWGAAIAVDGPAVPVGVADGRLVLLREDTDETAFTGYNGVVRVDPAAGRATYARLAATYTGNPGMADGTVFVSGRTGRVTAFDPPTGRKKWSRQTSVEGASGPVAGNGALFFSSATGRVVALAPSDGATLWATDPRADGFSGEEGAGPRVTVAGGAVVVAAAGNTVFAFDTNRPPKSG; from the coding sequence GTGTCGCTGCGCGCAGGCGATCCAGCCGAGATCGGCGGATATCCGCTGGAGGCGAGGCTCGGCTCAGGTGGCATGGGCACGGTCTTCCTGGCCCGTACGGAGTCGGGCCGGCCGGTCGCGATCAAGCTGATCCACCAGCAGTTCGCCGGGGACAGCGAGTTCCGCACCCGCTTCCGGCAGGAGATCGAGGCGGCCCGGCGGGTGAGCGGCGCGTTCACCGCGGCCGTGGTCGATGCCGAGCCCGAGGCCGAGCAGCCGTGGATGGCGACGACCTACATCGAGGGGCCCACGCTCGCCCAGCGCATCGCCGACGAGGGCCCGCTCGGTGGGTCCGGGCTGCGCAGCCTGGCGATCGGGCTCGCCGAGGCGCTGCGCGACATCCACCGGGTGGGCGTCGTCCACCGCGACCTGAAGCCCTCCAACGTCGTCCTCTCGCCCGAGGGGCCGCGCGTCATCGACTTCGGCATCTCGCGCGCCGCGGACCAGCAGACGCTCACCATGACCGGGCGCGTCATCGGGACCCCGCCCTTCATGTCGCCGGAGCAGCTCCAGGCGCCGCGCGGGGTCGGGCCGCGCTCCGACGTCTTCTCGCTCGGCACCCTGCTGGTGTACGCGGCGACGGGACGCGGGCCCTTCGACGCGGACAGCCCCTATCTGACGGCGTATCAGGTCCTGCACGACGAGCCCTCGCTGGACGCGGTGCCCGCCGTGCTGCGCGCGGTCGTCGAACCCTGCCTGGTCAAGGAGCCGGAGGGCCGGCCGTCGGCGGCCGAACTCCTGGAACTGCTGCGGGACCTGCCGGCCGACCTCGGCGGGCCCGGCACCGACGGATGCGCGACGGGCCGCACCCGCGATGTGGTCACCCAACACCACCTCGCCACCCCGACACCGACCCCGCCCACGCCGGAACCGGCACCGGAACCGGAATCCGCACCCGAGCCCGCCTCCGCACCCGAGCCGGCCTCCGCGCCGGAACCGGTCTCCGCGCCGGAGCCGCAACCGGAACCGGAATCCGCGTCCGTCTCCTCCGCCCCGCGCGGCCGGCTGCGCGGGCGGCGGCGGACCGTGCTCGCGGCCGCCGTCGCCGTGGCCCTCATCGGCGGGGGAGTCGCCCTGCTGCGGGCCGGCGGCTTCGGCGAGGACCGGCCCGCCGGCGGGAGCGGCACGGTCGCCGCGCCCTCCGCCGCGCTGCCGGACGGCTTCCGGCCCTGGCGGGTGACCGTGCCGGGCGGCCGCGAGGACATCCCCGACGAGCTGCGGTGCGTCACGGGCGCCGGCGACGTGGTGTTCTGCGGGGGCGGCGGAGTCGTCGCGACCCGCATCAGCGTCCGGGACGGCTCCCGCGCCTGGACGGTCAAGAGCCCCGGCATCCCCGTCCAGGGCATGCACATGGTGGGCGCCACCGGCGACACCGTCCTCGGCTTCCGCATCGCAGCGCAGGACGACCCGCGGGGCCGCAACGACGAGGTGGTGGCCGTCGACGCCGAGAGCGGCGAGGAGCTGTGGTCCGCACCCTCCGGCGCCCAGTCGACGGCCGTCACCGGCCGCACCCGCGACGCGATCGTGCTCGGCTCCGCCGTCATCATGGTGGACGCCGCCGACTCCGCCTTCGAGGCCCGGGACGCGCACAGCGGGAAACTGCTGTGGACGGCGCCGTTCCCCGCGGACTTCCGGTGCGCGCCCGTCCCGGTGGACGACGCGCTGCTGGCCATGTGCGCCGCGGACGCCGAGATGAACGCCGCGTCCGTACGCCACCCGTCCCTCTACCCGGTCGACCGGGCCTCCGGCCGCTGGGGCGCGGCCATCGCCGTCGACGGGCCCGCCGTGCCCGTGGGCGTCGCCGACGGCCGGCTCGTCCTGCTCCGGGAGGACACCGACGAGACGGCGTTCACCGGGTACAACGGGGTGGTGCGGGTGGACCCGGCCGCAGGCCGCGCCACGTACGCCCGGCTGGCCGCCACGTACACGGGCAACCCCGGCATGGCGGACGGCACCGTGTTCGTGAGCGGGCGGACCGGCCGCGTCACCGCGTTCGACCCCCCCACCGGCCGCAAGAAGTGGTCCCGGCAGACCAGCGTCGAAGGGGCGTCCGGACCGGTCGCCGGGAACGGCGCGCTGTTCTTCAGCTCCGCCACCGGCCGGGTCGTCGCGCTCGCGCCGTCCGACGGCGCCACCCTCTGGGCCACGGACCCCAGGGCGGACGGGTTCAGCGGCGAGGAGGGCGCGGGACCGCGCGTCACCGTCGCGGGCGGCGCGGTCGTCGTGGCCGCCGCCGGGAACACCGTCTTCGCCTTCGACACGAACCGCCCGCCGAAATCGGGCTGA
- a CDS encoding chitinase — MKRFRALLAGAATAALATAGLAAFAAQQASGASADATALSTRWYAAAPYLMPHDNNPPDAGYIMDATGLKAFQLAFILAPNSGGCSPTWDGTSPVSSDTAVASVISAIRAKGGDVSVSIGGYGGTKLGQTCSDAASTAAAYQQVITKYQLKAIDFDLEEPEYENTAAIAREIGAAKILQQNNPGLYVSVTTAATADGTGWFGKQMLNEAKAQGFTPNNFSIMPFDGGFNGAAAQTSALTNFNAILRSTFGWDEATAYAHEGFSGMNGRSDTGEYFTQDDFRTVLDFATTHHMDRFTFWSLNRDRQCTPPDNNGKTSGTCSSVPQTDWDFAKYSVRFAGVTPPTTTPPTSPPPSGTCTAGEWSAGTVYTGGDTVSYEGHTWKAKWWTQNEKPGSTGQWGVWQDLGPC, encoded by the coding sequence ATGAAGCGATTTCGCGCGCTGCTCGCCGGTGCGGCCACCGCCGCGCTGGCGACCGCAGGACTCGCGGCCTTCGCCGCGCAGCAGGCTTCGGGCGCGTCCGCCGACGCCACCGCGCTCAGCACCCGGTGGTACGCCGCCGCGCCCTATCTGATGCCGCACGACAACAACCCGCCGGACGCCGGCTACATCATGGACGCCACCGGCCTCAAGGCGTTCCAGCTGGCCTTCATCCTGGCTCCCAACAGCGGCGGCTGCAGCCCCACCTGGGACGGAACGTCGCCGGTCTCCTCGGACACCGCGGTCGCCTCCGTCATCAGCGCCATCCGCGCCAAGGGCGGCGACGTGTCGGTGTCCATCGGCGGCTACGGGGGAACGAAGCTCGGCCAGACCTGTTCCGACGCGGCCTCCACCGCCGCCGCGTACCAGCAGGTCATCACCAAGTACCAGCTGAAGGCCATCGACTTCGACCTGGAGGAGCCGGAGTACGAGAACACCGCCGCCATCGCGCGGGAGATCGGCGCCGCCAAGATCCTCCAGCAGAACAACCCCGGCCTCTACGTCTCCGTCACCACGGCGGCGACCGCGGACGGCACCGGCTGGTTCGGCAAGCAGATGCTCAACGAGGCCAAGGCGCAGGGCTTCACCCCGAACAACTTCTCCATCATGCCGTTCGACGGCGGGTTCAACGGGGCCGCCGCGCAGACGAGCGCCCTGACGAACTTCAACGCGATCCTGCGGTCCACCTTCGGCTGGGACGAGGCGACCGCGTACGCGCACGAGGGCTTCTCCGGCATGAACGGCCGCAGCGACACCGGCGAGTACTTCACCCAGGACGACTTCCGGACCGTCCTCGACTTCGCCACCACCCACCATATGGACCGCTTCACCTTCTGGTCCCTCAACCGCGACCGCCAGTGCACCCCGCCCGACAACAACGGCAAGACCTCCGGTACGTGCAGCAGCGTGCCCCAGACGGACTGGGACTTCGCCAAGTACTCGGTGAGGTTCGCCGGCGTCACCCCGCCCACCACCACCCCGCCGACCTCCCCGCCCCCGAGCGGCACCTGCACCGCCGGCGAGTGGAGCGCCGGCACCGTCTACACGGGCGGCGACACCGTCTCGTACGAGGGCCACACCTGGAAGGCCAAGTGGTGGACGCAGAACGAGAAGCCCGGCAGCACGGGTCAATGGGGCGTCTGGCAGGACCTCGGCCCCTGCTGA
- a CDS encoding cellulose-binding domain-containing protein, with protein MPFSLPSLPRGLRRPSRAPLLAAGAALALALPLLAAVPASGSAAASGCEVDYTVNAWTGGYTAEVSVTNNGPALSDWRLTWTYEGDQQVTSGWNATVTQTGHAVTAINTAWNGSVASGGTIGLGVQGTARVGGPAPTDFALNGVSCGGDGTQPPTTPPPTTPPPTTPPSAECGDAVICDDFENQTGSAPAGNWRFTAPDCQGAGTAAVDAEIAHSGTRSLRLDGKAGYCNHAFVASTADLSSVGPVMYVRMWVRHTTALPAAHVTFVSMPDSSQGGKALRIGGQNGALQWNREIDDATLPAQSPTGVGMSEPLPTGGWQCLRFAVDTAAPGLDTWLNDTQVPGLHADGVPTRDVDDQWLSRTTAPRPTALRLGWESYGTGDDTLWFDDVAVGSAPIGC; from the coding sequence ATGCCGTTTTCCCTCCCGTCGTTACCGCGCGGACTCCGGCGCCCGTCGCGCGCACCCTTGCTCGCCGCCGGGGCCGCGCTCGCGCTGGCCCTGCCCTTGCTCGCCGCCGTGCCCGCCAGCGGTTCCGCCGCCGCGTCCGGATGCGAGGTCGACTACACCGTCAACGCCTGGACCGGCGGCTACACCGCCGAGGTGAGCGTCACCAACAACGGCCCGGCGCTCAGCGACTGGCGGCTGACCTGGACGTACGAGGGCGACCAGCAGGTCACCTCGGGCTGGAACGCCACCGTCACGCAGACCGGGCACGCCGTGACCGCCATCAACACGGCCTGGAACGGGTCCGTGGCGAGCGGGGGCACCATCGGCCTCGGAGTGCAGGGGACCGCCCGGGTGGGTGGCCCCGCGCCCACCGACTTCGCGCTCAACGGCGTCTCCTGCGGCGGCGACGGCACCCAGCCCCCGACCACGCCGCCGCCGACGACCCCGCCCCCTACCACTCCGCCGTCCGCGGAGTGCGGCGATGCCGTGATCTGCGACGACTTCGAGAACCAGACCGGCTCGGCGCCCGCCGGGAACTGGCGCTTCACCGCGCCCGACTGCCAGGGCGCGGGCACGGCCGCCGTCGACGCGGAGATCGCGCACAGCGGTACGCGTTCGCTGCGGCTGGACGGGAAGGCCGGCTACTGCAACCACGCCTTCGTGGCCTCCACCGCCGACCTCTCGTCGGTGGGCCCCGTGATGTACGTACGCATGTGGGTGCGGCACACCACGGCGCTGCCGGCCGCGCACGTCACCTTCGTGTCGATGCCGGACAGCTCCCAGGGCGGCAAGGCGCTGCGGATCGGCGGCCAGAACGGGGCGCTCCAGTGGAACCGCGAGATCGACGACGCGACGCTCCCGGCGCAGAGCCCCACCGGGGTGGGGATGAGCGAGCCCCTGCCCACGGGCGGCTGGCAGTGCCTGCGGTTCGCGGTCGACACCGCGGCGCCCGGGCTCGACACCTGGCTGAACGACACGCAGGTGCCGGGGCTGCACGCCGACGGCGTACCGACACGGGACGTCGACGACCAGTGGCTCTCGCGTACGACCGCGCCCCGGCCCACGGCCCTGCGGCTGGGCTGGGAGAGCTACGGGACCGGTGACGACACCCTGTGGTTCGACGATGTGGCGGTCGGCTCCGCGCCGATCGGCTGCTGA
- a CDS encoding polysaccharide deacetylase family protein, which yields MRLRPHRRPVAMAAGLLLASASSLGLTATAAAPAAAAACNGYVGLTFDDGPSNDHTPALLNALKQNGLRATMFNEGQFAASYPNQVRAQVDAGMWVGNHSYTHPHLTQQSQAQVDSEISRTQQAIADAGGGTPKLFRPPYGETNSTVKAVEAKYGLTEVIWDVDSQDWNGASTDAIVQAVSRLSNGQIILMHEWPANTLAAIPRIAQSLAARGLCSGMISPQTGRAVAPDGGNGGGDNGGGGDDGGNTGACTATLSAGQSWGDRYNLNVSVSGSADWTVTMRVPAPERILATWNISASYPSSQVLTARPNGNGDNWGVTIQTNGSWTWPTVSCAAS from the coding sequence ATGCGTCTCCGCCCCCACCGCCGCCCCGTCGCCATGGCGGCCGGCCTGCTGCTCGCCTCGGCGAGTTCCCTGGGCCTGACCGCCACGGCCGCGGCCCCGGCGGCAGCGGCCGCCTGCAACGGCTACGTGGGCCTGACCTTCGACGACGGCCCGTCCAACGACCACACCCCCGCCCTGCTCAACGCCCTCAAGCAGAACGGCCTGCGGGCCACCATGTTCAACGAGGGCCAGTTCGCCGCCTCCTACCCGAACCAGGTCAGGGCCCAGGTGGACGCGGGCATGTGGGTCGGCAACCACAGCTACACGCACCCGCACCTCACCCAGCAGAGCCAGGCGCAGGTCGACTCCGAGATCTCCCGCACCCAGCAGGCCATCGCCGACGCCGGCGGCGGAACCCCGAAGCTGTTCCGGCCGCCCTACGGCGAGACAAACTCCACCGTGAAGGCGGTGGAGGCCAAGTACGGCCTCACCGAGGTGATCTGGGACGTCGACTCGCAGGACTGGAACGGGGCGAGCACCGACGCGATCGTGCAGGCCGTGTCGCGCCTGTCCAACGGGCAGATCATCCTCATGCACGAGTGGCCGGCCAACACCCTGGCCGCCATCCCGCGCATCGCCCAGTCGCTGGCCGCGCGCGGCCTGTGCTCGGGCATGATCTCGCCGCAGACCGGCCGCGCCGTCGCCCCGGACGGCGGGAACGGCGGCGGGGACAACGGCGGCGGGGGCGACGACGGCGGCAACACCGGCGCCTGCACGGCGACCCTGTCGGCCGGACAGAGCTGGGGCGACCGCTACAACCTCAACGTCTCCGTGAGCGGGTCCGCCGACTGGACCGTCACCATGCGCGTCCCCGCCCCCGAGCGCATCCTCGCCACCTGGAACATCAGCGCCTCCTACCCCAGCTCCCAGGTCCTGACCGCACGGCCCAACGGCAACGGCGACAACTGGGGCGTGACCATCCAGACCAACGGCTCCTGGACCTGGCCCACGGTGTCCTGCGCCGCGAGCTGA